The following proteins are co-located in the Komagataeibacter sp. FNDCF1 genome:
- a CDS encoding NuoM family protein, with translation MNALPALVLLPIMGGGLAWMTGRMLPDVTPSRHNASWWVVLATLTVETLVLAMVTFAHHAHPGPWLEHFSMPWIPAMGIAVRLDMDGLSLSLVWLSLILCFLCTFLATGRVTAHAGAFHFLFLATLTGIIGTFLATDLFLFFFFWELMLVPMFVLIAAWGHEDRQRAAMKFFMFTQGSGLLMLLSILGLVIAHARQTGVLTFDYFALAHTPLSPALSMLLMAGFFIAFAVKLPVVPVHVWLPDAHTQAPTAASVLLAGILLKTGGYGMIRFNVMLFPDAASRFAPIAMGLGVAGILYGAWLSCAQDDVKRLIAYSSISHMGFVLLGIFAGSRMGMQGAIMQMLAHGLGTAALFLIAGAIQDRLHTRDMYRIGGLWAAMPRLSGTGVFFAVASLGMPGLGNFTGEFLVLLATWHVSPETATLAAMGLVPAAIYALRMVNRIFLAAPRADLPSPEDFPARHMAVFACIMTFLIVLGLYPQPFTTFSAPSSPSVTTTARQEDHAP, from the coding sequence ATGAACGCCCTGCCCGCCCTTGTGCTGTTACCCATCATGGGGGGAGGACTGGCCTGGATGACCGGGCGCATGCTGCCCGATGTCACCCCATCCAGGCACAATGCATCATGGTGGGTGGTGCTTGCGACCCTGACTGTGGAAACGCTGGTACTCGCAATGGTCACTTTCGCCCATCATGCCCATCCGGGGCCATGGCTGGAGCATTTTTCCATGCCATGGATCCCGGCCATGGGTATTGCGGTCAGGCTGGACATGGACGGTCTTTCGCTATCGCTTGTCTGGCTTTCGCTTATCCTGTGCTTTCTGTGCACCTTCCTTGCCACAGGTCGGGTCACGGCCCATGCCGGGGCATTCCATTTCCTTTTCCTTGCAACTCTTACGGGCATTATCGGAACATTCCTCGCAACCGACCTGTTCCTGTTCTTCTTTTTCTGGGAACTGATGCTGGTGCCGATGTTCGTGCTGATCGCCGCATGGGGGCATGAGGACAGGCAGCGCGCCGCCATGAAGTTTTTCATGTTTACGCAGGGCAGCGGACTGCTCATGCTGCTTTCCATCCTTGGTCTGGTCATTGCGCATGCCCGGCAGACCGGCGTGCTGACGTTCGACTACTTCGCGCTGGCCCACACGCCGCTGTCTCCCGCCCTGTCCATGCTGCTCATGGCGGGGTTCTTCATCGCCTTTGCCGTCAAGCTGCCTGTCGTGCCGGTCCATGTCTGGCTGCCCGATGCCCACACGCAGGCGCCCACGGCGGCCAGCGTGCTGCTGGCGGGTATCCTGCTCAAGACCGGAGGGTACGGCATGATCCGCTTCAATGTCATGCTGTTCCCCGATGCGGCCAGCCGTTTCGCCCCCATTGCCATGGGGCTTGGCGTTGCCGGCATCCTGTACGGGGCGTGGCTGTCCTGTGCGCAGGATGATGTCAAACGCCTGATCGCCTACAGCAGCATAAGCCATATGGGCTTCGTACTGCTTGGCATCTTTGCCGGTTCACGCATGGGCATGCAGGGGGCAATCATGCAGATGCTGGCCCATGGATTGGGCACAGCGGCACTTTTCCTGATTGCAGGAGCCATTCAGGACCGGCTGCATACACGTGACATGTATCGGATTGGCGGGTTATGGGCAGCCATGCCACGACTGTCCGGCACGGGCGTATTCTTTGCCGTGGCGTCACTCGGGATGCCGGGGCTGGGTAATTTTACGGGCGAATTCCTTGTCCTGCTGGCAACATGGCATGTCAGTCCAGAGACCGCGACGCTGGCGGCCATGGGGCTTGTCCCTGCCGCCATCTATGCGCTGCGAATGGTCAACCGCATATTCCTGGCGGCGCCTCGGGCAGACCTGCCTTCGCCAGAGGACTTTCCGGCCCGGCATATGGCGGTTTTCGCCTGCATCATGACCTTCCTGATCGTGCTGGGCCTTTATCCACAGCCTTTTACGACTTTTTCCGCCCCATCTTCTCCGTCCGTTACGACAACGGCCCGCCAGGAGGATCACGCGCCATGA
- a CDS encoding NADH-quinone oxidoreductase subunit N, which translates to MIGHDVFLPMPVMVVSSGIMVMLAATTWRRSVERSFLGGMVTLLLALAATGYHTGRLPDNGGSLFIQDQWASHTAILIVFSSLCILLMAWRDAGHDKTTLVDEYPLLFMLGTLGALAMVFSANYMSFFLGLEILGISLMGLVTFRHRLFMSGCEAAMKYLILSGVSSAILLFGIGLAYGITGSLRFMPPIVAGDAHAALPIAATVMILVGMFFKLSAVPFHMWLPDVMEGAPVPVAAFLAVVSKIAIFSSLVRYFGTGNQPPFLNDILYVVITVTILGGNLLALRQTSLIRLLAGSSIAHVGYLLIAFICPGRLQSGAITVYLVAYTASTLGVFATMTALAAHEGPDGTVTAQWKGVFFSHPFLASAMSLMLLSLAGIPPGIGFFAKFEIAATGVEDQRGLLLCVLIIGSIIGLYYYLNIIRIMTTAPALPSAGQNRRGRPELAALVIVLSVIVAIGGIFPTRAIHPLLPAPALPPEAQGRMVH; encoded by the coding sequence ATGATCGGGCATGATGTTTTCCTGCCGATGCCAGTGATGGTGGTCTCTTCAGGCATCATGGTCATGCTTGCCGCAACGACATGGCGGCGTTCGGTGGAACGCAGCTTTCTGGGTGGCATGGTGACACTGCTGCTGGCCCTTGCGGCCACGGGGTACCATACGGGCAGACTGCCCGATAATGGCGGCAGCCTGTTCATTCAAGACCAATGGGCAAGCCATACAGCTATCCTGATCGTATTTTCCAGCCTGTGCATCCTGCTCATGGCATGGCGGGATGCGGGGCATGACAAAACCACGCTGGTGGATGAATATCCCCTGCTGTTCATGCTGGGCACGCTTGGCGCGCTGGCCATGGTCTTCAGCGCAAATTACATGTCTTTTTTCCTGGGGCTGGAAATACTGGGCATCTCCCTCATGGGACTTGTGACCTTCCGGCACCGCCTTTTCATGTCGGGGTGTGAAGCGGCGATGAAATACCTGATCCTGTCCGGGGTTTCTTCCGCCATTCTCCTGTTCGGTATCGGTCTGGCCTATGGCATTACGGGGTCGCTGCGGTTCATGCCGCCCATCGTGGCAGGGGATGCGCATGCCGCATTGCCCATTGCCGCCACGGTCATGATCCTTGTCGGCATGTTCTTCAAACTTTCTGCCGTCCCCTTCCATATGTGGCTGCCTGACGTGATGGAGGGCGCGCCCGTTCCCGTGGCGGCGTTTTTGGCCGTGGTTTCCAAAATTGCGATATTTTCGTCCCTTGTCCGCTATTTCGGGACGGGAAACCAGCCGCCATTTCTCAATGACATCCTGTATGTCGTCATTACCGTGACCATTCTGGGCGGCAACCTGCTTGCATTGCGTCAGACCAGCCTCATACGGCTTCTGGCCGGTTCATCCATTGCGCATGTGGGGTATCTGCTGATTGCTTTTATTTGCCCCGGCCGCCTGCAATCGGGGGCCATCACCGTTTATCTGGTAGCCTATACCGCCAGTACATTGGGTGTTTTTGCAACCATGACCGCCCTCGCCGCCCATGAAGGACCAGATGGCACGGTGACCGCGCAGTGGAAGGGTGTGTTTTTCAGCCACCCATTCCTGGCTTCGGCCATGTCGCTCATGCTGCTTTCGCTTGCGGGCATTCCACCGGGCATCGGCTTTTTTGCGAAATTCGAAATCGCGGCAACCGGCGTTGAAGACCAGCGTGGCCTGCTGCTGTGCGTACTCATAATCGGCAGCATTATCGGGTTGTATTATTACCTGAACATCATCCGTATCATGACGACAGCCCCCGCGTTACCATCTGCCGGCCAGAACCGCCGCGGCCGTCCGGAACTGGCGGCACTTGTCATCGTTCTGAGCGTAATCGTGGCAATCGGAGGGATTTTCCCCACCCGCGCCATCCATCCACTTCTGCCTGCCCCCGCCCTCCCGCCTGAAGCGCAGGGCAGGATGGTACATTGA
- a CDS encoding CBS domain-containing protein, which translates to MSSRVFHILAQKGSTVITVRADDPILGVATILAQHNIGGAPVLGPDEQLVGLVSEKGIVHALSQRGADIATLTARDIMTKDMPTATPDDSIYDIACRMTYSRNRHVPVLENGKLAGLVSIGDIVKLRAENAEQEARELQDYVTGSDHGAVQPPNDPPPVQCGDKKS; encoded by the coding sequence ATGTCCTCTCGTGTCTTTCACATACTGGCGCAAAAAGGCAGTACGGTCATTACCGTCCGGGCAGATGACCCCATACTGGGTGTCGCCACCATATTGGCGCAGCATAATATCGGCGGTGCGCCCGTTCTTGGCCCTGATGAACAGCTGGTCGGTCTTGTATCGGAAAAGGGCATTGTCCATGCGCTATCCCAACGCGGTGCGGACATAGCCACCCTGACAGCCAGGGATATCATGACAAAGGATATGCCGACCGCAACACCCGATGACAGTATTTATGATATTGCCTGCCGCATGACATATTCCCGCAACCGGCATGTACCCGTGCTGGAAAACGGAAAACTGGCGGGGCTGGTCAGTATTGGGGATATTGTCAAGCTGCGTGCCGAAAATGCGGAACAGGAAGCGCGTGAACTGCAGGACTATGTAACAGGTAGCGACCATGGGGCCGTCCAGCCCCCCAACGATCCGCCCCCCGTGCAATGCGGGGATAAGAAAAGCTGA